The following are encoded together in the Vigna angularis cultivar LongXiaoDou No.4 chromosome 9, ASM1680809v1, whole genome shotgun sequence genome:
- the LOC108347038 gene encoding uncharacterized protein LOC108347038, with protein sequence MEIENDNSFTQQTARPKYDCLLFDLDDTLYPLNSGLALAIHQNIKDYMVEKLGIEPSKTDEMTNLLYSNYGTTLAGLRAIGYDFDYEEYYSFVHGKLPYENLKPDPVLRNLLLSLPYRKLIFTNSDKVHTIKALERLGLEDCFEGIICFETLNPIHRGTVYDDEENKGSMATDPTPKTALKCSEIFDIIQHFAEPDPTAELPSTPVICKPSEHAIELALKKANINPKRTLFFEDSVRNIQAGKRVGLHTVLVGKSQRVKGADYVMQSIHNLRETVPQLWETEITAQVIASPGTQKLAVETTLIV encoded by the exons ATGGAAATCGAGAATGATAACAGCTTCACACAACAGACTGCAAGGCCAAAATATGATTGTCTTCTATTTG ATTTAGATGATACTTTGTATCCTCTCAATTCTGGTCTTGCACTTGCAATTCATCAAAACATCAAGG ATTACATGGTGGAGAAACTCGGCATAGAACCAAGTAAAACTGATGAAATGACCAATCTTCTTTACAGTAACTATGGAACTACTCTTGCTGGTTTAAGG GCAATTGGATATGACTTTGATTATGAAGAATATTACAG TTTTGTTCATGGAAAATTGCCGTATGAAAACTTAAAGCCAGATCCAGTTCTGAGGAATCTCCTACTGAGTCTTCCTTATAGGAAGCTT ATTTTTACAAACTCAGACAAAGTCCATACGATTAAGGCACTGGAAAGACTTGGATTGGAAGATTGTTTTGAAGGAATCATATGCTTTGAGACTCTCAATCCCATCCACAGAGGTACTGTGTATGATGATGAAGAGAACAAAGGTTCAATGGCAACTGATCCAACACCAAAAACAGCTCTAAAATGCTCAGAAATCTTTGACATCATTCAACATTTTGCTGAACCTGATCCCACTGCAGAGCTTCCAAGCACACCAGTTATCTGCAAACCATCAGAACATGCCATTGAATTGGCTCTCAAGAAAGCCAACATTAACCCAAAAAGAACA TTGTTCTTCGAGGATAGTGTCCGCAACATACAAGCTGGAAAACGAGTGGGTCTTCACACTGTGCTG GTTGGTAAATCCCAGAGAGTTAAAGGTGCTGACTATGTCATGCAGAGCATTCACAACCTTAGGGAGACAGTACCTCAATTATGGGAAACTGAAATAACAGCACAAGTTATTGCATCTCCTGGGACTCAGAAGCTTGCAGTGGAAACAACACTTATAGTTTGA